The sequence below is a genomic window from Euwallacea fornicatus isolate EFF26 chromosome 1, ASM4011564v1, whole genome shotgun sequence.
GTGGATGTTTATGTATGAGGTTAGGTGGTACTTACTTCTTTAAGAATTGAGAAAAGGCTTTAACGAATTTGTGCTGATCAACGTCTTTCAGCGTTACGGAGggcatttttctgaaaataatacggggtaacattttaaatttgttaaaaaacttgATTGAAACTCGAAGACCATGTTGCATGGCATGCTGCTGGCGACTAACAAATACTGAcgtattttgttaattataaagagtactttatgtgatattTGTGTTAAATGAACTGGGGATGGAGAGCTTAAATCGTAAACTTAAGATTACCTTTAATTTCTTCTaatataagtaaaaatttgaggaaaataaTGCTAACCTGTCTTTCGAAGCAGACTCGCATGGAAAAGAAAATGGCGGCTTCGGGATAGTCAAAAGTTAATACTAGACACCGTTAGAGGGCAGCACTTTTGTACTCAAATTACCTTTTCAATAGTTTGATGTGCTCTagtttgctaaaaaaaaatttcttttggtaattttattgAAGTACTGcttgttttatataaaatgagCTTTTACATTTAGGAAATTAAGggttcattttaatttttctcctcCAATATCTACTCTTTCTGTATATGTCTACATAACATTATTAATGTACACAACCCCGATAAGCCTTTGAAAACACCAATGTCGGGTCTAAGTGTAAGTGCCgaacatttgaaaagtgagGTTATCTATTATGTGTGTTTGTGTATTCGTCCATTAGACTTTTGTACGActtacttttttacttttaattattaattaattatacaaAGTTCGCTGTTCAtatagtattttaattattggtttttacttttgtctaatcaataaaaatattaccatTCTTCTGTTAAAATGACCACTCTTCGGCCTTTTACTTGCGATGACATGTACAAGTTCAATAATGTGTAAGTACTAggttttttgttatatttttttcatttatttcatgtATTTTGAAGTACAATTAATTCTTtgtcattatacagggtaccTATAATTTGAACTATTCATCAtcttataaatttataaattagagTATCATGCTTAATCTGGATAGTATGGCTGTTTATTTTTGATccccaaaattatttaaaaattatatattttaaaaccttttagATATATTGTCTAGTGGtttatcaaattcaaaaacctACATTTAAGAGAACATTATATGCAGAGTTTAAAATTGGTGCTTCCATTTAAGGCACACTTAGTCATTTGAGATTACGAAATACTTTAAATTGTTTCAGTTAGAAACTGAACTCACCTGATCACTAATGATCCCCAGATAAAAGCCAAAAGTTTgggcaaataatttttaatcacacAAGTGTACCAATTAACCATATATCATGTAATGGAGACTGCAATGAGACTACATTTCTGTTACTTATAAgtggacaaacaagaaataaTTCACATTATTACCAGCCTCTCTCACAAATTTCTATCATATTTTCCTCACCAATTTACATTGGGTCTGGTTAAAGTTTCTCTTTTCTTCTTGTGGTACCTTGCACATTATGTAGATACCACCAGTTCAAGTGAAAACAAAGAGATTGCGCAAGTGGAAGAAGGACCACATAAAGTTTAATATGGTATAATATGCCTACAATAAAGTCCAATAAAGAGGATTGGGAAGTTAGTGGCTAACATAGGCAGAGTCAATTTAGCCCATGTCTCTACTTCGATGTTTGTTTTAGTATCAATTTTACTGCTCAAGCATCGatggtaatttaaaaaaatatcagaacaAAAAGcagtaatgtaaataaataaaaaaaaagattaatccATAACTATAACTTATATTAGTAAACATTTTGAAACAGTGAGAGATCTAGTAACAGTGGACTGCCTTCTCACATGAGCTGCTGGCTTCCTAAAACATTTCTTAGACGTTTGTCAATGGTATATTACAccttatatgttttttttcatagttGCACAATCCTTAAGTTTCCACTTGAATTGGCAATACCTATATAAGTCTTCTGCTTGCCCACATAATCCTCTGATATTCTCAGAATGATATCTTAACCAAAGAACtaaaaaaaggcaaatttgGTGTCATTCATACAAGAAGGTACATTGCCAAGCTGTACCGTCTTTGAGAGGGCCTAATTTTATGATTTCCAAAAAAGTGAGTAGATGTATGAAAGGACATAATCAATTTGATTTTAGGTCTGCAAGATCTGTTGAACTAGtgatatcaaatttaatttgatcaattttcttattgtAAATCTGGATTTGGTTCTGaaacatatatacatatataactGGTACCTACCCATCTTGTAtacatcaaaaaattataaagtatTCAAATAATATATGGAGACCTCTGCTTAAACAAATACTATATTAATTTCGATTTGCTTTTCAAGTTCTACTAGCCAATATGATCCATAGGCGAAAGCTGAACTTAAAAGCTTAAGTCTGTCTAGGATTTTTAAGTTCAACTGTCAAGTATATCAGAGTTAGCATATGGTTATGCATAATAGTTCATTAGTAAAACTACAGAGCTTTTAATACTCCGTTTGTGGCGTTACTGTGTCACTTGGTAATTTTATGACCAGTAAAGAATTAGTTTATTTGTTTAGAAATTTGGATCCTCTAACTGAGACCTATGGACTGCCTTTCTATATGCAATATCTTGCACATTGGCCCGAATATTTTCAAGTAGCTGAATCTCCGAGTGGTGAAATTATGGGATACAGTAagttttgttgttatttaaagCACAATTGAAATAGCGTATATTGAAGTTTAAAtgttaaagataaataatacttaatgaccattgtttttccatttgagTTATGGGTAAAGCTGAGGGTGTAGGTGAAAATTGGCATGGTCATGTTACAGCACTCACAGTTTCCCCTGATTACAGACGATTGGGTTTAGCTGCAACGTTAATGAGTTATTTGGAGGATGTGTCCGAGAAGTAAGagattttccataattattctgagtatttttttttaattttgaaaacaattttccaggaaaagGGCTTATTTCGTTGATTTGTTTGTGAGAGTCAGTAATCAAGTTGCTATAAAAATGTACACTAATTTGGGTTATATTGTATATCGAACAGTATTGGAATATTACTCTGGGGATCCTGATGAGGATGCCTATGGTGAGATGGTAGATCATTTGGTGGAAAACTTTATTGAGTAATAATTCTTTCTAGATATGCGAAAAGCACTTTCTCGAGACGCCAATCAGAAGTCTGTAATTCCTCTAGATCTACCGGTCCGGCCTGAAGATGTTGATTGACTTTAGGGCTTatttttgcaacttttatTGACTTTTTGTACATACATTTCAACCGTTAGGGCCAGTTTTACTGATTCACTGATTCTTGAAAACGTATACAAGCTGCCCATTTATAAGCCCCTTGGACTCctataagtttaatttttatttaataaaaaaatcactcatAGATGTATATGAGACTGATGAaggtaacttttaaaattactaaagaCCCTATAGGATGCCCTAAAACAGCAGGGTAtcataaagtttaattttttgcaatggGATTACTAGCTTTTTTTACGTGCTAAAATGCTCTCTTGATCCTGTGTTAATTCCTAGCTTTTTATTGCCCTGGGATGCAGTGGCTCAAGGCTAtgacattttatttgaactttttgtaATTTGCAGTGCTTcgtaggaaaaattaaaatcgtaGTTAGCATAAGTTAAATTCTCATAATTTTAAGATGGATTTTCATGTAAGATCACCTTAGCAGACACGAAAATTTATCTAGCTAAAAATACGCGCAGGGTATTTACAATAACAACTTTacttttcaacttttctgcttcaattttcttgatttttttcaaatagaatgacggatttttttttataatatagagcgaaagaaaattcaatttttttccttttcatataaaataatgtcGTATTTATAATATGTCATAGCCTCGACACACTGTATGCCAGAGCAACAAAAAGCTAGGAATTAACACAGGAGCGAGAGAGAATTCTATCACGTGAAAAAATGCAGGTATTTCCATTTGAGAAAATGAAACTTATGACGTTTTACTTTTTTAGGACACCTTGTAAGATCGTgactaattttgaaatttaccttcattagTCTCACATACATCcccataatttatttctttttaatgaaatcacCAATAAAGGCATAGGAGTCTGAAGGGTATTAAATGGACAACCTGTAtatcttctttttttctgACAATTATCTCTATATGAAATATAACTTTTCAGCAAGTTTTGAGTTTAATATTATTGACATCATTGGGCACAGATGTAAAACACTTATATGGACAAATAtactttattgaaataatatcaaaaGCTACATACAAGTATCCATctataatattataaacatgaatgctttaaataaaacaagcaACTTCTAGAATTACGCTTTGGTACAGCTTGTAATATTACACATTATTAGATAATTAAGTACGTTTTCATTGAGATGTTGTGAGTGATGTGAGAAGTAgaaataatacataataattCGTCTGGAATGATTCAAGTTTCCGGAATTTAATTGAGACTCTTCCACTAAGTAGCACGCTTACTTAAACCTACAACATAAATACTTATTTCCTAGCAATTTCCTGCAATACTTTCATAGCAAAAGCAACAATAATATATCGCTGCCTTATGATAGAGCTCTCGTTTCTCATTAACGAAATAATTGGGTTCTGCACGTGATTAATTACGAGCGCAAGCACAATTGAGAGGTGCAAACACCTATCATCAATGCAGCTATAATAGTAGGCAGCGGTTTGGCACATAATAATTGTATAAGACATTAATTTAATAGTAAAACCCACTCCTGTCTATTCAATTTCAGACAATATCTCTTGATCTATTGGCAGAGTGCCATTACAAGTTTATTCGATCTCGTCAAAGGGGCGTCATGATAATTCATGTTTTGCTTTGTCTCCTTTAATAGAGAATTGAAAACCAAGAGAGGAGTTTAAAGAGAGCTAGATTTTTTTGGTCTTAAGCTTTTTGgagttaaataattcaaatttagtgCCTTTTAACTCCTACGACGTCTTTATAACACATTTGGCAAATAAAGAgcttaataataaatgttgcACTTAAATTAGTAACGAAATTGCACTACACTGCCGAATGTTTGCCGATAATTTCTCCAGGTTTGGTGTAAACTTGTCGTCCGTCGAATTCTACGCTTACTGGTTTTTCGGCTGGTTGGTTGAGAGGCTCTTTCTCTTCGCTGGAAATAAAAATGGCATAGATtttggtatatttttaataaaagttgaaaGACCTTTCATTCGACACATTAAAGTATAACAAAAACATCTCAAATGGATTCTAGATATTATGAAAATGCACTCTAAAAACTGTGGAGAACAGAAATTTACACTTTTTGCGCCAAATTTTTCTGAACCAAAGGTTAAAATCTTTAGAACGATACATTTTTATGCTTCTTATCTCTAGGTAGAATAAAGAGTATGTCTTCGGATGGGGTTACCAAGAAGAGAAAGTTTCTTAGTTCtcattttacgaaaaaaatgtattcttcaTGAATGCTTTTACTTGTTCCAAAATTCTTGAATCAGTTCTTaccatttcaattttctctttCATTACAGAGAAACACTGAAAAACAGTTccatttgattaaaaaaagttcttaaaaattaattcttgttTTCATAATGTAGCCATGTGTTTTGTCACGCATTATCCTATGGTTATCTGTCTTTTATGCCATCATCTTCCTCGTCATATgtgtattatatatatatacaaatataAGGACGCCAGGCGCCATGGATAAGTGGAACCTATTAGGACTTAGGGAGAAGTGATCAGATAAAATCGCCCTGTGCCActgaaagtattatttttcctcataACTTTCTCTGAATAGCTATGATGCCAGtctgataattttaaattaacattaaaagaataaataaaaaataaaataaattttatggacttgaaacttttttaattaacgaaaagaaaaattaaaagagtgAGAACTAATTCAATCATtttggaacaaaaaaaaaacatttttcttgtaaaggGCAAAATACCTAGCTTTCTCCTCTTGGCAACCTCATCCGGGGACATGCTTTATAAACCTACAGCAATGCTCTTTCAGGATCGAATTATTTGGATTTCGACTTTGATATTGATTTCTAATTACTTTTATATGTgaacattttgattttttaatttttgtctgTGTAGCAATTAGTTACTTCAtggacaaaaattttcatctaaTTTAGCTcaagtttccaaattttagTGTTTATGCAGAAGTAGATACCGTGAATATACagattgttaattttaatacgaACCACCCAAAATTTCTCTTGATTaagaggaaaattttaaataatataaaaaaaacgtttctttatATATCTAGGTGAAAGTTCAATTTGATATTAGAGGAAATTGAATCAGTCATCTTCTCACCTCCAGCTAccttaattttgatattttaaataccGCCACCCATCGAATGGCACACTATTGCAAACGGAATTGAAATTGCTATGCAAACTGTAACAAGGAAACTGAAATCAGTTAATGGGGTCAGGAATTAGAGAGcaaaatgtgtatttttatAATAGCTTATTGGggtcaaataattaattttatgaagtgctcaaagtgTGAACTGGTATTAGCGAGGCAATAACAAAGTCTGTTTTCAAATGCTTTGCGAACATTGATCAAAGTTTGCCCGGTAATACTTCTTCATTCCTAGAAAATTCtatctttcaatttttgaatagcTTTAAGTGGAGTTTTAAACCCTTAActtgttaaataatttcataggAAAACGTCTAATAGActgagatctggagatcgcGCTGGTCTTTTTAATGTACTTCTTCTgtcaatcaattttttcgaaaattgttcATTGAGACATTCTCGAAACAGACTTTATTATTGACTCCGTAATAATGGTTCAGATTCAGGTTAAGCACTTAatacaattaattattgatCTCAATTGTCAATAAGCTATTTTCACTAGTACACTCTTTTCCTTCTTACTCGACTCCGTTAACCGTTTTCAATTTGCTTGGTATTGTTACATAGTAAATTAAAGTCAGTTTACTATAATGTGCCACTCGATGGGGGGATCGTTTAAAACATCAAAGTGGTGGTAGCTGGAGGTGAGGGGGCGAGTGATATAATTATCtctaatatcaaattaaacttaaacataactttattatttaaaatttttctcccAATCAAGAGATATTTCTGGCGGTTCGTTTTGAaacgaaccctgtatatatacaaaATGGAAATCTGCTTTCCGTTCATTCCACTGATTGcaattgattattacagataGATAGAGACTGAAATTGAGcataaataattatagaaTAAAGCAGTTAATGcagcaaatttccattttgtaattttattacttacttcatATTCGTTGTATTTACTGCTGCGTAAACgataaaatttcacaaactATTTATCGCAGAAAATAAACGTTCTGTGCAATTAAACTTAGCTGAGTATCCTCGATGAAAATACACCTTAAATTAATCTTTGTTGGTTTGGTAAGGATCTATAATCTCTCGGTGATTAACGTAAGATTCAGTAGTAAAAACATTCTCAATTTCGTGCCTTTGTAATTAGTAAGGATTTAGTTTGGGTCATGCTAACAAAAGACAGGCGGGATAAAAAACTTAAGTATATAAATCTTGAATTTACTTAATACCTTTTAAATCGTCTCTTAAATCAGTTCAAGGTTTGATAAATTAGTGAGGGTTTAAagtcaaatattcaaaattgagGAAGGAAAGTTCTTTATAGTTGGACATAAATCTTAGTGAATTACTGATGATTTAATAATGACGAACATAACCGTACGATTCGTTTCTGTGCCCAGGGGCCCATATAGACTGCAACTATAAAATAGTTAAGGCTCGCTCTTATTTGAAGTACGTGCGTTTGTGAATGTATTGATAAACCATTTAAGTATTTAGTACGTCACTGGTTTTCGGAAACATTGGCTGAATACACGACATATAAATAATCAGGGGCGTACGTACACTGAATTCAAATTCGTGAAAATGTCAAAGAGTAAGTTGTGAGTGGAAACATGCATATTTAAAACCGGTAGTTGCAGGGACATACAGATCATAATTTTCTTCTGATAAGGGCGAGTcaacaaattaaatagaaaaaaaaaggaaaattgcagAGTTGTTAGAAATGCCACGTCAGTGATAATTTCTAGAGTATCTGGAGAGTTAGCagaattccaattttttgaaattttaagttaCTTCTTTTTATACCAAAATTAAAACCTCCAGTCTGTCGAAATTAGTGTGGGGTTCAAAGTATGTAACTAATGGTGATTTGAAGGTTGCTGATTCAGTGAGGATTTAAAGTTCGCTCACTTTGAATTGACTTGTTGAATTAATGATGGTTCTTGATGCAGCACATTTTTTCCTGTTCTAAAAGGAATTTCGCTTTTAATTCTACTCGCAAATATCCTATATATATTATCTAAAGGTATAGAAGCTTGGTAAAGCCCCATGTTACTATTTCTTCTTAGaagtatttttaagtaaattttaagcGGAAAACGACTTAAACCATGCCCGGAAACTACCTGAAtttcttttggtttttaatggCTCTAACAAGACAAATATTATTGGTTCATGCGGTTACTAGACTTTAACTCATTCTAGACGAACTATGGGTATAATTAGGGCACATTAAAGTAACAATTTTTGCAGCGCTCTACCGGAAACTAAGGTTCTCGAGCGAATCTGAATGCTTAATGCATGCTCAATAGGGAAGCTCACAAAAGCtcaaaaatataacatttagATCTTACAGTGGTGTCCCAGCTAATTTGATCGGTTGTGGCAGATTGAGCGAATTCGGGTGCGCCGGTGCCGCTTTGTAACTGCAATAAGGCAGGGGAAATCGCCAACTGTATAAACTAAAATTCGCAACGGTGATGTTGGCTGGTAAGTGGTGAAAAGCGTGACTTCGTGTTTGTTTAAGTGTGgggcaaaaattttaaaaaataaaaaaataccttcCAAGCTTGGGATCTTCTTCATCCTTTTTCTTCCTGCGAGCCCGGTCGCAGCACAGGGCGATCACTCCGGTCCTGTACAGGCAGAAGCAGATCAAATCCACCATTATTAGAAACGCCACAAGGCCCGCCACCACTAGTCCGACGATCAGGCCACTGCTCATGCTGGCACTATTCAGGGGAACTGGGCCGATACCTGAAAAATTGTGCGATTGAGTGTAGTATGGTTTAAAGGGTAGAGCTGGCAGCCATTGAGTTAAGGGTTGCTGCTAAGAGTTGGAAAGATGCTAAGACTACCAGCTATATGAAGATGTTTGGGTCTAGTGAGGTGCTTCAGCCGGTACTGCCCTTGAAACCTGACGCAGTCACACATCAGTAATTACTGCCGTGAGTCATGTGGCATGTGCAACAGATATGTGAATGagtaatatgttttattttggcAATTTTACCGTAATAAGGCATCACTGAGTACCTGCTCCTGAGCTGAACGTTAATTTATCATATAACACCGCGAGGGACCTTCAGGACCACCGAGCAATACCGGCAATATCACCACAAACAACTAACAGCACATTAATGGGTATGGGAAATAAAATGTGTTATGCATGGTATAGGTACCTATTGGCTCGCTGGTTGCATGGGAGTTACGCTAGGCCTGGAACGATAATTAGTACCAATTACGGTTAAATTATCAtgtttaatgaatatttcagtTAATTGCCAAGGAGAGATGGCATAGAAACCTAGATTcgtctagaaaaaaattgttgagttCTCGATGAGGTATCATAGATATCGATGTACAGTGGCGGCCATAGAATTAAGAACGgcgtacaaaaaaattgaagataaaATTCCTTGGCAGTAAACTTTAAACAATAAcagtttttaacgatttttatcagattaaaaaaaagtcaaacaTGCAAGTTTTAAgaacatttcaataattaaaacaaaaaaaaatcacttttgcataaaaaagtCGACAAGCTCCTCGGACATATGATTAGGAAGAATGTATTTGAAGaattaacaatataaaaaaaaacaaagaaaatgaaaaataaacggTAACAAGGCGGGTAATGGTTTATTCTTTTCTACGTTCAAACACCGATTTGACACAGCCTTAAATAGTACTTGACAACGTTCCTTAGGAATAGAGTACCACACTTACTTAATAGCGTCGAATaaacctgaaatattttttatgttttgttgtCTCAAAGTATTGTTGACgtcattttacaaattttcaatcggaTTAAATTCGTGACTACAGGAAGGCCATTTTAGAAGAGATACAGAATTCTGGTCGAACCAAGAACGAACACTACTTGCCGTATGCTTCGGATCGTTGTCTTCGTGAAATTGCCGAAatacaagcaatttttttttcagcataCGGGACAGCAATACAGAttccataatattttttggactTTCATTCATACTACAGATTTCTTTCATGAAGCCCTCAATTATAGGGTGTTGAACATACAACTTTATTATTCAGCTTCCTGGAGTTTTTCAAGTAGGACggtatatttttatgagttaagacgaaagaaaattcaattttctttactttagTATTAAACAATGTCTATTTTAGatattaatggaattatttattatttcaggaAAACTTGCCTTCGTGTTAACCATGCGTTGCCATGGTTTCGACAAATGtaactttttccaaaataattaataattccattaatattgaatataaatagatatattttatatcaaaatgaagaaaattgtattttgtttcattatatgTCGTAAAAAACAGACCATCCTATTTGAAAgaatcaagaaaatttaaattgaaaaagtgacaattaaagttgttattgtgaCCACCCTGCGTATTTTTGGTTGAACGAGTATTCATCCCTGCAAAGGTGATCTTATATGAGAATCCCCTGTAAAGTTAGCAAAATGGAACTTAAGCTGACTGCGGTATACATTTCTTTTGAAGCTCTGCATCTCAGGCAAAAAGATCTAGGAACTAACATAGGATCCAGAGGATTCTCTCACATGGAAAAATATCggttgtcctatttaaaaagtgACACTTTATGACGCCCcgcttttttgggacacccagTAGGGCGGCcaccaatttcaaaatttaccgtCATGAGCCTCATATACAACGTGTCtcaaaaggtaaaaaaaaaattctatcacagatttctgaggcgaaa
It includes:
- the Naa20A gene encoding N-alpha-acetyltransferase 20, giving the protein MTTLRPFTCDDMYKFNNVNLDPLTETYGLPFYMQYLAHWPEYFQVAESPSGEIMGYIMGKAEGVGENWHGHVTALTVSPDYRRLGLAATLMSYLEDVSEKKRAYFVDLFVRVSNQVAIKMYTNLGYIVYRTVLEYYSGDPDEDAYDMRKALSRDANQKSVIPLDLPVRPEDVD